The following coding sequences are from one Streptomyces angustmyceticus window:
- a CDS encoding chaplin, producing MNRFAKTAATAAVGCAIVLSGAGVASASGDGHHGRNGHYRSDHRNLFAHRSGANAAGFAAGSPGILSGNNIQIPINIPINVCGNSLPVASLLNPAFGNICINR from the coding sequence ATGAATCGGTTCGCCAAGACCGCCGCAACGGCCGCGGTCGGCTGCGCCATCGTGCTAAGTGGCGCAGGCGTCGCCTCGGCCAGCGGGGACGGTCACCACGGCCGTAACGGTCATTACCGTAGCGACCATCGCAATCTCTTCGCCCACCGGAGCGGTGCCAACGCGGCGGGCTTCGCCGCGGGCTCCCCGGGCATCCTCAGCGGCAACAACATCCAGATCCCGATCAACATCCCGATCAACGTGTGCGGCAACAGCCTGCCTGTCGCCTCCCTGTTGAACCCGGCTTTCGGGAACATCTGCATCAACCGATGA
- a CDS encoding helix-turn-helix domain-containing protein, with translation MSQDSAAVPDAARKLAARRRREIVAVLLFSGGPIFESSIPLSVFGIDRQDAGVPRYRLLVCAGEDAPLRTTGGLELSAPYGLEAISRAGTVVVPAWRSITQAPPPAALDALRRAHEEGARIVGLCTGAFVLAAAGLLDGRPATTHWMYAPTLAKRYPSVHVDPRELFVDDGDVLTSAGTAAGIDLCLHIVRTDHGADAANALARRLVVPPRRTASDMGHQRYLDRSLPEEIGADPLAEVVAWALEHLHEQFDVETLAARAYMSRRTFDRRFRSLTGSAPLQWLITQRVLQAQRLLETSDYSVDEVAGRCGFRSPVALRGHFRRQLGASPAAYRAAYRARRPQNGSAEPVLRPERAERADRPERERAALGAGADRFSAAALAGHGLGSAEAGEAGKPQSDVYAARLPESPVGRGAVRPVLPGQRERPVG, from the coding sequence ATGAGCCAGGACTCCGCTGCCGTACCAGATGCCGCACGCAAGCTCGCCGCCCGACGACGCCGCGAAATAGTCGCGGTGCTCCTCTTCAGCGGCGGCCCCATTTTCGAGAGCTCCATTCCGCTCTCGGTCTTCGGCATCGACCGACAGGACGCAGGCGTCCCGCGGTACCGGCTGCTTGTGTGCGCGGGCGAAGATGCGCCTTTGCGCACGACCGGGGGGCTCGAACTGTCCGCCCCCTACGGGCTGGAGGCGATCTCCCGTGCCGGGACGGTCGTCGTGCCGGCCTGGCGCTCCATCACCCAGGCGCCGCCGCCCGCGGCGCTCGACGCGCTGCGCCGCGCGCATGAAGAGGGGGCCAGAATCGTCGGGCTGTGCACGGGGGCGTTCGTCCTCGCCGCGGCCGGACTGCTCGACGGCCGCCCGGCCACGACCCATTGGATGTACGCGCCGACGCTCGCCAAGCGTTATCCGTCCGTCCATGTGGATCCCCGCGAGCTCTTCGTCGACGACGGCGACGTGCTCACGTCCGCGGGAACGGCGGCCGGCATCGACCTGTGCCTGCACATCGTGCGCACCGACCACGGCGCGGACGCCGCGAACGCGCTGGCCCGCCGGCTCGTCGTGCCGCCCCGGCGCACCGCCTCGGACATGGGACACCAGCGCTACCTCGACAGGTCATTACCTGAAGAGATCGGCGCCGACCCGCTGGCCGAGGTCGTCGCCTGGGCGCTGGAGCACCTCCACGAGCAGTTCGACGTGGAGACGCTCGCCGCGCGTGCCTATATGAGCCGGCGCACCTTCGACCGGCGCTTCCGGTCCCTGACGGGGAGCGCGCCGCTGCAGTGGCTGATCACCCAGCGGGTGCTGCAGGCCCAGCGGCTGCTGGAGACCTCCGACTACTCGGTGGACGAGGTCGCGGGGCGCTGCGGCTTCCGTTCGCCGGTCGCCCTGCGCGGCCACTTCCGCAGGCAGCTGGGCGCCTCGCCCGCCGCCTACCGGGCGGCCTACCGCGCACGGCGGCCGCAGAACGGGTCGGCCGAGCCCGTGCTCAGACCGGAGCGTGCCGAGCGCGCGGACCGGCCGGAGCGCGAGCGGGCGGCCCTGGGCGCGGGAGCGGACCGGTTCTCCGCCGCCGCGCTGGCCGGCCACGGCCTGGGGTCCGCCGAAGCGGGCGAAGCGGGCAAACCGCAGTCGGACGTCTACGCCGCCCGGCTGCCCGAATCCCCGGTGGGGAGGGGAGCTGTCCGGCCCGTGCTGCCCGGACAGCGCGAACGCCCCGTAGGGTGA
- a CDS encoding sugar transferase translates to MTTERADAPPAAGALPPPALPRPAAAVRQPRGPGRATLPPPRPGRGARRRTVAPLLAADCLATTGTALLVPGTGTAPAATAAVLLVLLLHARAGLYRPGPAPRVPTDLPALLGRSAVCWCAVAAVLAALHPGRALPPAVLAGAVAAHTLLVCAGRATVHRARRNAARRGPRAALVVGTDPAARRLAAVLHAHPEYGMRPVGIVTPAPPGGPDALPPARGGPPRLTTAQDITRAVIRHTVRDAVFTLPPYADPHTTALLRRFIDQGSAIWLAGPAAAREGRAPYAGTDRLGGFPCRRLDTSPPRHGGPAKRALDLALAGPALVLAAPLLLGWALALRLADGPGVLVREERTGRGGRPFTLLTLRTLPPRGAHGAATPSGAADDGRTGRAGRLLRRAAPAGLPRLWNVLRGEMSLVGPCPERPAAVERHTRAHPEYGTRHRMRPGLTGLAQVHGFGGGTAVEDRARLDDLYIDSWSLWQDVRILLRAAVPRARRGRG, encoded by the coding sequence ATGACGACGGAGCGCGCGGACGCGCCGCCTGCGGCCGGGGCCCTCCCGCCGCCGGCCCTGCCCCGGCCGGCCGCCGCCGTCCGGCAGCCCCGCGGGCCGGGCCGCGCCACCCTGCCCCCGCCCCGGCCCGGCCGCGGCGCCCGGCGGCGGACCGTCGCCCCGCTGCTGGCCGCCGACTGCCTGGCCACCACCGGCACCGCGCTGCTCGTCCCCGGCACCGGGACGGCGCCGGCCGCGACCGCCGCCGTGCTGCTGGTCCTGCTGCTCCACGCCCGCGCCGGTCTCTACCGTCCCGGCCCCGCCCCGCGCGTGCCGACCGACCTGCCGGCGCTGCTGGGCCGGTCCGCCGTCTGCTGGTGCGCGGTGGCCGCGGTGCTCGCCGCGCTCCACCCCGGGCGGGCGCTGCCGCCGGCCGTCCTGGCGGGCGCGGTGGCGGCACACACCCTGCTGGTCTGCGCCGGCCGGGCCACCGTCCACCGGGCGCGCCGCAACGCCGCCCGCCGCGGCCCGCGCGCCGCCCTGGTCGTCGGCACCGACCCGGCCGCGCGGCGGCTGGCCGCCGTGCTGCACGCCCACCCCGAGTACGGCATGCGCCCGGTCGGCATCGTCACCCCGGCGCCGCCCGGCGGACCCGATGCGCTGCCCCCGGCCCGCGGCGGTCCGCCGCGGCTCACCACCGCGCAGGACATCACCCGCGCCGTCATCCGGCACACCGTGCGCGACGCCGTGTTCACCCTGCCGCCGTACGCCGATCCGCACACGACCGCGCTGCTGCGCCGCTTCATCGACCAGGGCTCGGCGATCTGGCTGGCCGGCCCGGCGGCCGCCCGCGAGGGCCGCGCCCCGTACGCCGGCACCGACCGGCTGGGCGGCTTCCCCTGCCGGCGTCTGGACACCTCCCCGCCGCGGCACGGCGGCCCGGCCAAACGGGCGCTGGACCTGGCGCTGGCCGGCCCGGCCCTGGTGCTCGCCGCCCCGCTGCTGCTCGGCTGGGCGCTGGCGCTGCGGCTCGCCGACGGGCCCGGCGTACTCGTCCGCGAGGAACGCACCGGCCGCGGCGGGCGCCCCTTCACCCTGCTGACGCTCCGGACCCTGCCGCCGCGCGGCGCGCACGGGGCGGCGACGCCGTCGGGCGCGGCGGACGACGGCCGCACGGGCCGGGCCGGCAGGCTGCTCCGGCGCGCCGCGCCGGCCGGGCTGCCCCGGCTGTGGAACGTGCTGCGCGGTGAGATGAGCCTGGTCGGGCCGTGCCCGGAGCGCCCCGCCGCCGTCGAGCGGCACACCCGGGCCCACCCGGAGTACGGCACCCGGCACCGGATGCGCCCCGGCCTCACCGGACTCGCGCAGGTGCACGGGTTCGGCGGCGGCACCGCCGTCGAGGACCGGGCCCGCCTCGACGACCTCTACATCGACAGCTGGTCGCTGTGGCAGGACGTCAGGATCCTGCTGCGCGCCGCGGTCCCCCGGGCGCGGAGGGGACGCGGATGA
- a CDS encoding RAD23 family protein yields MSRMQRGLVHAAAWTLATGAAVTLSWFGVHTVLSGTAYDAPRALPLTGRMASSATEKDDAATPRVSSTHRPRPSPSPDRGPTPDKGTPSHPATPSHSGAPRSRYPGSSSPGGSAPAADGRVKSYATAGGRVVFDMGSRSAELVSATPNSGWEMQVWKQDGWIRVDFSGGAGHTSVFCTWNGHSPTVETTGNGA; encoded by the coding sequence ATGAGCCGGATGCAACGAGGACTGGTTCATGCGGCGGCCTGGACACTGGCGACCGGCGCCGCGGTCACCCTGTCGTGGTTCGGGGTGCACACCGTGCTGTCCGGCACGGCGTACGACGCGCCGCGCGCCCTGCCGCTCACCGGCCGGATGGCGTCCTCGGCGACCGAGAAGGACGACGCCGCGACGCCGCGCGTCTCCTCCACCCACCGCCCCAGGCCGTCCCCGTCGCCCGACCGCGGCCCGACGCCCGACAAGGGCACGCCGTCGCACCCCGCCACCCCGTCCCACAGCGGCGCGCCCCGGTCGCGCTACCCCGGCAGCTCCTCGCCGGGCGGCTCCGCGCCGGCCGCCGACGGCCGGGTCAAGAGCTACGCCACGGCGGGCGGGCGGGTGGTCTTCGACATGGGCAGCCGGTCGGCCGAGTTGGTGTCGGCGACGCCGAACTCGGGCTGGGAGATGCAGGTGTGGAAGCAGGACGGGTGGATCCGGGTCGACTTCTCCGGCGGCGCCGGCCACACGTCCGTGTTCTGCACCTGGAACGGGCATTCGCCGACGGTGGAGACCACGGGCAACGGGGCGTAG
- a CDS encoding spermidine synthase, whose amino-acid sequence MAKSRRGRGGPEPVTETVDGGLAELRPDRDRPRGWTLLIDGAPQSHVDLDEPSYLDFSYQRRLGHIADLAGPPGKPLRVVHLGGGALTLARYVAATRPRSTQQVVEIDAPLVHLVRRRLPWDSGWRIRVRGGDARAGLAKVPDGWADLIIADVFGGARTPAHLTSTEFLTEAHRALRPGGFYAANLADGPPLRFLRGQIATARTVFPELCLTADPAVLRGKRFGNAVLLAAEGPLPVAELTRRAATDPQAGRVEHGRALLDFTGGAAPVTDLTALASPAPPAAVFD is encoded by the coding sequence ATGGCGAAGAGCAGACGCGGGCGCGGCGGACCGGAACCCGTCACCGAGACGGTGGACGGCGGGCTCGCCGAGCTGCGGCCCGACCGCGACCGGCCGCGCGGCTGGACGCTGCTGATCGACGGTGCCCCGCAGTCCCATGTGGACCTCGACGAGCCCTCGTACCTCGACTTCTCCTACCAGCGGCGGCTGGGGCACATCGCCGACCTCGCGGGCCCCCCGGGCAAACCGCTGCGCGTCGTCCATCTCGGGGGCGGCGCCCTGACCCTGGCCCGCTATGTCGCGGCCACCCGCCCGCGGTCCACCCAGCAGGTGGTGGAGATCGACGCCCCGCTCGTCCACCTCGTGCGCCGGCGGCTGCCGTGGGACAGCGGCTGGCGGATACGGGTGCGCGGCGGCGACGCCCGGGCCGGCCTGGCGAAGGTCCCGGACGGCTGGGCGGACCTGATCATCGCCGATGTCTTCGGCGGCGCGCGCACGCCCGCGCACCTGACCAGCACCGAGTTCCTGACGGAGGCGCACCGGGCGCTGCGGCCCGGCGGGTTCTACGCGGCGAACCTCGCGGACGGGCCGCCGCTGCGGTTCCTGCGCGGCCAGATCGCCACCGCCCGTACGGTCTTTCCCGAGCTGTGCCTGACCGCCGACCCCGCCGTCCTGCGCGGCAAGCGCTTCGGCAACGCCGTGCTGCTCGCCGCCGAGGGGCCGCTGCCGGTCGCCGAACTCACCCGGCGGGCGGCCACCGATCCGCAGGCCGGACGGGTCGAACACGGCCGGGCGCTGCTGGACTTCACCGGCGGCGCGGCCCCGGTCACCGACCTCACGGCCCTCGCCTCGCCCGCCCCGCCGGCCGCGGTCTTCGACTGA
- a CDS encoding glycosyltransferase family 4 protein — MLRQDPQGPERPTVLHVSRPVDGKVARVVTDLVRCHTAAGVRSVVAAPPGGTLHRDAAAAGADVVPWPVRPSPGPALAAETWRLARLIRAVGPHLVHSHGGRAGCAVRLAVRGRVPTVHQPHAWAFETAGGATARAALGGERYAARRADRVLCASEAERLRGSGAGVPARWAVIPNGVDLDRCAPAHREDAVRRALRRDLPALGDLPPDAPLVVCVGRLCPRKGQLSLLRAWPAVAAAVPGARLVLVGDGPDRELLHAAAPPGVRFAGAARDAVPWYRAADLVVLPSRGEGAALAPLEAMACGRPVVVTDVGGAGECLPPGAAAHCLVPPTDPAALARAVRGLLTRPGLRATLGQRALEHMRAGYDVRDTAAAVLGLYRELLAPPVPAAPAIPAVPEPAARPETRERVGR; from the coding sequence GTGCTGCGACAAGACCCGCAGGGCCCGGAGCGGCCGACGGTGCTCCATGTCTCCCGGCCCGTCGACGGCAAGGTCGCCCGGGTCGTCACCGACCTGGTGCGGTGCCACACGGCGGCGGGCGTGCGGTCCGTGGTCGCCGCGCCGCCCGGTGGCACGCTGCACCGGGACGCCGCGGCGGCGGGCGCCGACGTGGTCCCCTGGCCGGTCCGCCCGTCCCCCGGCCCGGCGCTCGCCGCCGAGACCTGGCGGCTGGCCCGGCTGATCCGCGCGGTCGGCCCGCACCTCGTCCACAGCCACGGCGGCCGGGCCGGGTGCGCCGTCCGCCTGGCCGTCCGGGGCCGTGTCCCGACGGTCCATCAGCCGCACGCCTGGGCCTTCGAGACGGCCGGAGGGGCGACGGCGCGGGCGGCGCTCGGCGGGGAGCGGTACGCCGCGCGCCGGGCGGACCGGGTGCTGTGCGCGAGCGAGGCGGAGCGGCTGCGGGGGTCCGGGGCGGGGGTGCCGGCCCGGTGGGCGGTGATCCCCAACGGGGTGGACCTGGACCGCTGCGCGCCCGCCCACCGCGAGGACGCGGTGCGGCGTGCGCTCCGCCGGGACCTGCCCGCCCTCGGTGATCTGCCGCCGGACGCGCCCCTGGTGGTGTGCGTGGGACGGCTGTGCCCGCGCAAGGGCCAGCTGTCGCTGCTGCGGGCGTGGCCCGCGGTCGCCGCCGCCGTCCCCGGCGCCCGGCTGGTGCTGGTCGGCGACGGCCCTGACCGGGAGCTGCTGCACGCCGCCGCGCCGCCCGGAGTGCGGTTCGCGGGCGCGGCGCGGGACGCCGTCCCCTGGTACCGGGCGGCGGATCTGGTCGTCCTCCCGTCCCGCGGGGAGGGCGCGGCGCTGGCCCCTCTGGAGGCGATGGCCTGCGGCCGGCCCGTGGTGGTCACCGACGTCGGCGGGGCCGGGGAGTGCCTGCCGCCCGGCGCGGCGGCGCACTGCCTGGTGCCACCCACGGACCCGGCGGCGCTGGCCCGGGCCGTCCGCGGCCTGCTGACCCGCCCCGGGCTGCGCGCGACGCTGGGCCAGCGGGCGCTGGAGCACATGCGGGCGGGCTACGACGTACGGGACACCGCGGCCGCCGTCCTCGGGCTGTACCGCGAACTGCTCGCCCCGCCCGTCCCGGCGGCCCCGGCGATCCCCGCCGTCCCGGAGCCCGCGGCCCGCCCGGAGACCAGGGAGCGGGTCGGCCGATGA
- a CDS encoding universal stress protein has translation MAGHEIPEPADRKQVADPMADLEAAEKTRHSCDPAFRHGVVVGFDGSMSSERALAYAIGMARRLGSGLIIVHVANRLPTTVWAGCEPPVFVDVPDHRTEVLGLELACADHLTEVPWILVERGGDICHELEEVGREYEADAIVVGSTHGIVGRIFGSVAGRLARRAQRPVIVIP, from the coding sequence ATGGCCGGTCACGAAATTCCCGAACCCGCGGACCGCAAGCAGGTCGCCGATCCGATGGCGGACCTCGAAGCGGCGGAAAAGACGCGCCATTCCTGCGACCCCGCGTTCCGGCACGGCGTCGTGGTCGGCTTCGACGGCTCCATGTCGAGCGAACGCGCGTTGGCGTATGCAATCGGTATGGCCCGGCGCCTCGGCTCCGGGTTGATCATCGTCCATGTGGCCAACCGGCTGCCGACGACCGTCTGGGCGGGCTGCGAGCCGCCGGTCTTCGTGGACGTGCCCGATCACCGCACCGAAGTGCTCGGACTGGAGCTGGCCTGCGCCGATCACCTCACCGAGGTCCCCTGGATCCTGGTCGAGCGCGGCGGCGACATCTGCCACGAGCTGGAGGAGGTCGGCCGGGAGTACGAGGCCGACGCGATCGTGGTCGGCTCCACCCACGGCATCGTCGGCCGGATCTTCGGCTCGGTGGCCGGCCGGCTGGCCCGCCGGGCGCAGCGCCCGGTGATCGTGATTCCCTGA
- a CDS encoding sensor histidine kinase, with the protein MRWALVKVALAVTTMVVVAFAVPLGLVVKELARDRAYQSAERQAATIGPVLAITTDRTQLERAVASAETGPGGRIGVHVPAGGKNGRPAEIGSRRAAQRDVAAAAKLGRASISPVRGGSSLLQPTAVASGIAVVEVFVPDAALTNGVATSWVVLAGVGLALVIGSVAIADRLGTRMVRPAERLAGAAHDLGTGKLGVRVPEDGPKELRSAASAFNSMADQVVQLLANEREMAADLSHRLRTPLTVLRLNAASLGDTPAAEQTRAAVAQLEREVDQIIRTAREQKAQSRQAAAAAGCDAAEVIRERMGFWSALAEDEGRTVRTAGADRPVRVPVARPDLAAALDAMLGNVFRHTPEGTAFAVDVHNAEDAVIVLVSDAGGGIADPDAALRRGHGGGGDGSTGLGLDIVRRLAESTGGDVRIGRSVLGGTEVRVWLALDGRRAPGARRGHRLRRTLGGRRRRTASTGS; encoded by the coding sequence GTGAGGTGGGCTCTGGTCAAGGTGGCGTTGGCCGTCACCACCATGGTCGTGGTCGCCTTCGCCGTCCCGCTCGGACTGGTCGTCAAGGAGCTGGCCCGCGACCGCGCCTACCAGAGCGCCGAGCGGCAGGCCGCCACCATCGGCCCGGTCCTCGCCATCACCACCGACCGCACCCAGCTGGAGCGCGCCGTCGCCAGCGCCGAGACCGGCCCCGGCGGCCGGATCGGCGTCCACGTCCCGGCGGGCGGCAAGAACGGCAGGCCCGCCGAGATCGGATCCCGGCGCGCGGCGCAGCGCGACGTCGCGGCGGCCGCGAAGCTCGGGCGGGCCTCCATCTCCCCGGTGCGCGGCGGCTCCTCGCTCCTCCAGCCGACCGCCGTCGCCTCCGGCATCGCCGTCGTCGAGGTCTTCGTCCCCGACGCGGCGCTCACCAACGGCGTCGCCACCTCCTGGGTGGTGCTCGCCGGCGTCGGCCTCGCGCTGGTCATCGGCTCGGTGGCGATCGCCGACCGGCTCGGCACCCGGATGGTGCGGCCCGCCGAGCGGCTGGCCGGCGCCGCCCACGACCTGGGCACGGGCAAGCTCGGCGTCCGCGTCCCGGAGGACGGCCCCAAGGAACTGCGCTCCGCCGCCAGCGCCTTCAACTCCATGGCCGACCAGGTCGTCCAACTGCTGGCCAACGAACGGGAAATGGCCGCCGACCTCTCGCACCGGCTGCGCACCCCGCTGACCGTGCTCCGGCTCAACGCGGCCTCCCTCGGGGACACTCCGGCCGCCGAGCAGACCCGCGCCGCGGTCGCGCAACTGGAGCGCGAGGTCGACCAGATCATCCGCACCGCCCGCGAGCAGAAGGCCCAGTCCCGGCAGGCGGCCGCCGCGGCCGGCTGCGACGCCGCGGAGGTGATCCGCGAGCGGATGGGCTTCTGGTCGGCGCTCGCCGAGGACGAGGGCCGCACCGTGCGCACCGCCGGCGCGGACCGCCCCGTACGCGTCCCGGTCGCCCGGCCCGACCTCGCCGCCGCCCTGGACGCGATGCTCGGCAACGTCTTCCGCCACACCCCCGAGGGCACCGCCTTCGCGGTCGACGTCCACAACGCGGAGGACGCGGTGATCGTGCTGGTCTCGGACGCCGGCGGCGGCATCGCCGACCCGGACGCGGCGCTGCGCCGCGGGCACGGCGGCGGCGGGGACGGCTCCACCGGCCTCGGGCTGGACATCGTGCGACGGCTGGCCGAGTCCACCGGCGGCGATGTGCGCATCGGCCGCTCCGTCCTCGGCGGCACCGAGGTACGGGTCTGGCTGGCGCTGGACGGCCGGCGCGCCCCCGGCGCCCGCCGCGGCCACCGGCTGCGCCGCACGCTCGGCGGCCGGCGCCGGCGGACCGCGTCCACCGGCTCCTGA
- the orn gene encoding oligoribonuclease, with protein MNDRMVWIDCEMTGLSLANDALIEVAALVTDSELNVLGDGVDVVIRPPAEALGTMPEVVRQMHTASGLLAELDGGTTLEAAEAQVLAYIKQHVPEPRKAPLCGNSVGTDRGFLLRDMPTLEDYLHYRIVDVSSVKELARRWYPRAYFNSPDKNGNHRALADIRESIAELRYYREAVFVPQPGPDSDTAKTIAAKHVLPAEPQSAP; from the coding sequence ATGAACGATCGCATGGTGTGGATCGACTGCGAGATGACCGGCCTCTCGCTGGCGAACGACGCGCTCATCGAGGTGGCCGCGCTGGTCACCGACTCGGAGCTGAATGTGCTGGGCGACGGGGTGGATGTGGTGATCCGCCCCCCGGCCGAGGCGCTCGGCACCATGCCCGAGGTGGTGCGCCAGATGCACACCGCCTCCGGCCTGCTGGCGGAGCTGGACGGGGGGACGACGCTGGAGGCGGCCGAGGCACAGGTGCTTGCGTACATCAAGCAGCATGTGCCGGAGCCGCGGAAGGCGCCGCTGTGCGGCAACTCCGTCGGCACCGACCGCGGCTTCCTGCTGCGGGACATGCCGACGCTGGAGGACTACCTCCACTACCGGATCGTCGATGTCTCGTCCGTGAAGGAGCTGGCCCGGCGCTGGTATCCGCGGGCCTACTTCAACAGCCCGGACAAGAACGGCAACCACCGGGCGCTGGCGGACATCCGCGAATCCATCGCGGAACTGCGCTACTACCGGGAGGCGGTCTTCGTGCCGCAGCCCGGCCCCGACTCGGACACCGCGAAGACCATCGCCGCCAAGCACGTCCTTCCCGCTGAGCCGCAGTCCGCGCCGTAG
- a CDS encoding response regulator transcription factor, with protein MARVLVVEDDQFVRSALIRHLTEAAHTVRSVGTALEALREVAHVGFDVVILDLGLPDLDGGEALKMLRGITDVPVIIATARDDEAEIVRLLNDGADDYLTKPFSVEHLSARMSAVLRRSRATAAGAKPPSRVIRVGGLSIDPLRRQAELDGTALDLTRREFDLLAFLAGRPGEVVPRRELLAEVWQQSYGDDQTIDVHLSWLRRKLGETAARPRYLHTLRGVGVKLEPPQ; from the coding sequence ATGGCACGTGTGCTCGTCGTCGAGGACGACCAGTTCGTACGCTCGGCTCTGATCCGGCATCTGACCGAGGCCGCCCACACGGTACGCAGCGTAGGTACCGCGCTGGAGGCGCTCCGCGAGGTGGCGCACGTCGGCTTCGACGTCGTCATCCTCGACCTCGGCCTGCCCGACCTGGACGGGGGCGAGGCGCTGAAGATGCTCCGCGGCATCACCGACGTCCCTGTGATCATCGCCACGGCCCGGGACGACGAGGCGGAAATCGTCCGGCTGTTGAACGACGGCGCGGACGACTACCTCACCAAGCCGTTCTCCGTCGAGCACCTCTCGGCCCGGATGTCGGCCGTACTGCGCCGCTCGCGGGCCACCGCGGCCGGCGCGAAGCCGCCCTCACGAGTGATACGGGTCGGCGGTCTGTCCATCGACCCGCTGCGCCGGCAGGCCGAACTCGACGGCACCGCACTGGATCTGACCCGCCGGGAGTTCGATCTGCTGGCCTTCCTCGCCGGCCGCCCCGGCGAGGTCGTCCCGCGCCGGGAACTCCTCGCCGAGGTCTGGCAGCAGTCCTACGGCGACGACCAGACCATCGACGTCCACCTGTCCTGGCTGCGCCGCAAACTGGGCGAGACCGCCGCGCGGCCCCGCTACCTGCACACCCTGCGGGGCGTCGGTGTGAAGCTGGAGCCGCCACAGTGA
- a CDS encoding chitinase, whose amino-acid sequence MSSSAHRRRKSRTTKLIVSGAAAVVATGGAFAVAGSALAAKAPRTGTQQTAPKAAAGFAPYVDTSLAPAHDLAGTARKTGVKNFNLAFVTSGGGCTPKWGGAGELGSDPVAQQIPALRKAGGDVRVSFGGATGSELGVACGSAGELAAAYGKVIDRFKLTKVDFDIEGGALPDTAANTRRAQAITQLQKKHPGLNVSFTLPVMPEGLTQDGVNLVADAKKNGVKISAVNIMAMDYGSSYSGDMGTYAVQAATATHGQLKKALGLSDTAAWKTVAVTPMIGVNDVQNEVFKTDDATQLVKFAKDKHLAWLSMWSATRDQACPGGAATSAQPTCSSIEQRPLAFTKALGAYTG is encoded by the coding sequence ATGAGTTCCTCGGCACACCGCCGGCGCAAGAGCCGCACCACCAAGCTGATCGTGAGCGGCGCGGCCGCCGTGGTCGCGACCGGCGGCGCCTTCGCCGTCGCCGGATCCGCCCTGGCCGCCAAGGCGCCGCGCACCGGCACCCAGCAGACCGCCCCCAAAGCCGCCGCCGGCTTCGCCCCGTACGTCGACACCTCGCTCGCCCCCGCCCACGACCTGGCCGGCACCGCCCGCAAGACCGGGGTGAAGAACTTCAACCTCGCGTTCGTCACCTCCGGCGGCGGCTGCACCCCCAAGTGGGGCGGCGCCGGCGAACTCGGCAGCGACCCGGTGGCCCAGCAGATACCCGCCCTGCGCAAGGCCGGCGGCGACGTCCGGGTCTCCTTCGGCGGCGCCACCGGCTCCGAGCTCGGCGTGGCCTGCGGCTCCGCGGGCGAGCTGGCCGCCGCGTACGGCAAGGTCATCGACCGGTTCAAGCTCACCAAGGTCGACTTCGACATCGAGGGCGGCGCCCTGCCCGACACCGCCGCCAACACCCGCCGCGCCCAGGCCATCACCCAGCTCCAGAAGAAGCACCCCGGCCTGAACGTCTCCTTCACCCTGCCGGTCATGCCCGAGGGCCTGACCCAGGACGGGGTGAACCTGGTCGCCGACGCCAAGAAGAACGGCGTCAAGATCTCCGCCGTCAACATCATGGCGATGGACTACGGCTCCTCCTACAGCGGCGACATGGGCACCTACGCCGTCCAGGCCGCCACCGCCACCCACGGCCAGCTGAAGAAGGCCCTCGGCCTGAGCGACACGGCCGCCTGGAAGACCGTGGCCGTGACCCCGATGATCGGCGTCAACGACGTCCAGAACGAGGTCTTCAAGACCGACGACGCCACCCAGCTGGTGAAGTTCGCCAAGGACAAGCACCTGGCCTGGCTGTCGATGTGGTCCGCCACCCGCGACCAGGCATGCCCGGGCGGCGCGGCCACCTCCGCGCAGCCGACCTGCAGCTCCATCGAGCAGCGCCCGCTCGCCTTCACCAAGGCCCTCGGCGCCTACACCGGCTGA